The Oncorhynchus keta strain PuntledgeMale-10-30-2019 chromosome 22, Oket_V2, whole genome shotgun sequence genome includes the window aatggtctattgattctgtatcctcaacaaaatctgcagaacttcgatgattttatgccccaaatattcaacattttgttggtggcaagaattctatataataattttagctgaaaagcacgaagtcttgaatcttgcgttgttttatatatcaactcatacaccatGTACCAtagaatcggtacatcaaaaatctcttcccaactattttgcaatctgtatggcacagttgtcaacatcctgatcctcaaatgaaactggtatactttcctatttatgctatttttattcctccaccagttttgatcctttatattgggcagacagaccagttccctacctcctcccgctgccacctgcctcctccagttttgatcctttatattgggcagacagaccagttccctacctcctcccgctgccacctgcctcctccagttttgatcctttatattgggcagacagaccagttccctacctcctcacgctgccacctgcctcctccagttttgatcctttatattgggcagacagaccagttccctacctcctcacgctgccacctgcctcctccagttttgatcctttatattgggcagacagaccagttccttacctcctcccgctgccacctgcctcctccagttttgatcctttatattgggcagacagaccagttccctacctcctcacgctgccacctgcctcctccagttttgatcctttatattgggcagacagaccagttccctacctcctcccgctgccacctgcctcctccagttttgatcctttatattgggcagacagaccagtttcctacctcctcccgctgccacctgcctcctccagttttgatcctttatattgggcagacagaccagttccccacctcctcccgttgccacctgcctcctccagttttgatcctttatattgggcagacagaccagttccctacctcctcccgctgccacctgcctcctccagttttgatcctttatattgggcagacagaccagttccctacctcctcccgctgccacctgcctcctccagttttgatcctttatattgggcagacagaccagttccctacctcctcccgctgccacctgcctcctccagttttgatcctttatattgggcagacagaccagtttcctacctcctcccgctgccacctgcctcctccagttttgatcctttatattgggcagacagaccagttccccacctcctcccgttgccacctgcctcctccagttttgatcctttatattgggcagacagaccagttccctacctcctcccgctgccacctgcctcctccagttttgatcctttatattgggcagacagaccagttccctacctcctcccgctgccacctgcctcctccagttttgatcctttatattgggcagacagaccagttccctacctcctcccgctgccacctgcctcctccagttttgatcctttatattgggcagacagaccagttccctacctcctcccgctgccacctgcatcctccagttttgatcctttatattgggcagacagaccagttccctacctcctcccgctgccacctgcatcctccagttttgatcctttatattgggcagacagaccagttccctacctcctcccgctgccacctgcatcctccagttttgatcctttatattgggcagacagaccagttccctacctcctcccgctgccacctgcctcctccagttttgatcctttatattgggcagacagaccagttccctacctcctcccgctgccacctgcctcctccagttttgatcctttatattgggcagacagaccagttccctacctcctcccgctgccacctgcctcctccagttttgatcctttatattgggcagacagaccagttccctacctcctcccgctgccacctgcctcctccagttttgatcctttatattgggcagacagaccagttccctacctcctcccgctgccacctgcctcctccagttttgatcctttatattgggcagacagaccagttccctacctcctcccgctgccacctgcctcctccagttttgatcctttatattgggcagacagaccagttcactacctcctcccgctgccacctgcctcctccagttttgatcctttatattgggcagacagaccagttccctacctcctcccgctgccacctgcctcctccagttttgatcctttatattgggcagacagaccagttccctacctcctcccgttgccacctgcctcctccagttttgatcctttatattgggcagacagaccagttccctacctcctcccgctgccacccgcctcctccatttttggggcaATGATATAATgaattggttgtactcttggactgagcagaccttcccgtacaattctgataactccatgaaggacataactctaccattacaatttacaatatcatttaagaacaaaatacccttttcaaacatctttcccacaaatacaggtattttatcaaccaacacatttgagttcagccataatatttgttgtaatatttgttctatcttttcagggggatgacatttaaattgtagccagctctgcaatgcttgtttgaaaaagacatatactttgaaaaaagtatacatttcaattaatcgaaaatgagacatggcaatctgcacaatGGCAAAATGccatttttaaacaatggatgagcttttcttagtaaactacttgagaaccatttagggttcaaataaaacttttgaatgagtgaagcttttagagagaggtttagtgcttttatatttaataatctcaacccacccaatttatattcattatatagataggctcgttttattttgtctggtttagcgtcccagataaagcaaactatttttgctcatatgatttgaaaaacgaatcatcaggagtaggcagcgccataagtaagtgagtaaactgagatatgacaAAGGAGTTATTCAGGGCAATTTTACCATAAATAGAtaggtatttacctctccatggtagcaggatcttgtctatgttTACAAGTTTTCTATTTAAATTAattgtggagagcttatttatatattttgtgatatgaataccgagtatgtctacttcaccatcagcccattttataggtaagctgcaaggtaatgtaaaagttgtatttttttaaggatccaatacgtaatattgtacacttatcataattaggttttagtccagagagtacagaaaagttatctagctctttaacttcttggtgacagggggcagtgttttcacgtccggatgaaatgcatgcccaaattcaactacctgctactcatgcccagaagatatgcatattattagtatatttggatagaaaacactccgaagtttctaaaactttttgaatcatgtctgtgagtataacagaacttatttagcaggtgaaactccgaggacaaaccattcagattttgtattttttgaggtcactctcttttcaatgagttttcattgggaatccaatCCAAATccatttctaagggaccttcttacAGTtgctatcgcttccactggatgtcaacagtctttagaaattagttgaggttattcctttgtgtaatgaagaagtacaaccatcttgaacgagggtcacttgaagtgtactgttagatagaggcgcatgaccagaaagcatgcttcagtttgttttcgtcctgtattgaacacagatcatcccgtcttcgaTTTTCTcgattatttacgtaaaaaaatacctcaagttgtattacaaaagtatcttgaaatgttttggcaaagtttacaggtaacatttgagatattttgtagtcacgttgagcAAGTTGGAACTGGTGTTTCTCTGGAtgaaacgcgccaaataaattgacattttggatatatatcgacggacttaatcgaacaaaaggaccatttgtgatgggacatattggagtgccaacaaaataagcttgtcaaaggtagggcatgaattatattttaatttctgcgttttgtgtcgcacctgcagggttgaaatatgtttctctctctttgtttacagaggtgctatcctcagataatattattattatattattattattataatagcatcgtttgctttcgccgaaaagcctttttgaaatctggcatgttggctggattcacaacaagtgtaggtttaatttgctatcttgcatgtgtgatataatgaaagttagatttttatagtcatttatttgaattttccctggcttttagcatcccacatatcccagagagattaatgagacattgcagggatctagtTTTCAGACTTAACATAAAACTTAagtcatcggcatacatggacacctttgtttttaagccttggatttctaatcctctaatgttgttattggatctgattttaatagctagcattttgatggccataacgaatagatatggtgaccgtggacacccttgtttaactactcttgacaattcaaaactctctgagaagtagccgttatttactcttttacacctggggttgctatacattatttttacccattttataagGGAATTACTGAAATTGAATAAATCCAGGCATTTAGAAATAAAATCCAATATCactttatcaaatgccttttcaaTATCTTCTATGAATACCATTCCTGGCTTCTTATATgtttcatgatgttctattatttctagtagttgtcgtatattatctccaatgtatcgtccatgtaaaaaacctgtctgatcaggatgaacaatacctggtaaaacccttttaattctgagtgctatgcattatgctagtatttttgcatcacaggattgaagtgtaagaggcctccagttttttttatttgccatctgggtcttATTTTAATAATAGAGAAATTAGACCTTCCTGCTGGGTACCTGTAGTTAAAACAATCTAACAATGGAGCTTTTAGTAtatcaaaaaatattttatatacctctaccggtatgccatcaagccctggggtttttccagactgaaaggatttaatagcctcaaaaagttattcctctgtaatttggccttcacgctgatctttctgtacatttgttaattttACATGTTTTATATTATTTGGAAAGAATTCCTTAACTTAATCttcattcagtgggagaggatgagacggaaaacatctgcctaaaataattagcttcctcttttaaaatataattaGGAGAATCATAGATGACTCCGTCTTCAGTAACGAGTTTCTGCAAATTATTTTTGTTGGCGTTTCTGTATTGGAGATTCGGGAAGAATTATGTGCatttttctccagtcagtcaggaaagcaaaggccagcttcttcaggcagaaatttgcatcttgtagctctaactccaaaatgttctgggacactgttttgtccatggagaacaagaacacctcctctcagctgcccactgcactgaggctaggtaacacggtcaccaccgataaattcatgattatcgaaaacttcaacaagcatttctcaatggctggccatgccttcctcctggctactccaacctcagccaacagcccccccctcctcccctccccgcagctactcgcccaagcctctccaggttctcctttacctaaatccagatagcagatgttctgaaagagctgcaaaacctggacccgtacaaatcagctgggcttgacaatctggaccctctatttctgaaactatccgccgccattgtcgcaacccctattacctgcctgttcaacctctctttcatatcgtctgagatccccaaggatcgGAAAGATGCCGCAGTCATccacctcttcaaagggggagacaccatggacccaaactgttacagacctatatccatcctgcctgcatatcttctctctttctctctttctttctctctctcggaggacctgagccctaggaccatgcctcaggacgagCTGAGGCAtggtgctgctgctccagtttcacgtgttctgccttattattattggaccatgctggtaatttattaacatttgaacatcttggccatgttctgttataatctccacccggcacagccagaagaggactggccaccccacagcctggttcctctcaaggtttcttcctaggtttgggcctttcttgggagtttttcctagccaccatgcttctacacctgcattgcttgctgtttggggttttaggctgggtttctgtacggcactttgagatatcagctgatgtacgaagggctatataaatacatttgatttgatttgatatctaaggtcttcgaaagccaagtcaacaaacaggtcactgatcatctcgaatcccaccgtaccttctccgctgtgcaatctggtttccgagccggtcacgggtgcacctcagccacactcaaggtactaaacgagatcataaccgccatcgataaaagacagtactgtgcagccgtcttcatcgaccttgccaaggcttttttcgtcaatcaccatattcttatcggcagactcagtagcctcggtttttctgatgactgccttgcctggttcaccaactactttgcagacagagttcagtgtgtcaaatcggcgggcatgctgtccggtcctctggcagtctctatgggagtgccacagggttcaattctcggaccgactcttttctctgtatatatcaatgatgttgctcttgctgtgggcgattccctgatccacctctacgcagacgacaccattctgtatacttccggcccgtccttggacactgtgctatctaacctccaaacgagcttcaatgccatacaacactccttccgtggcctccaactgctcttaaacactattaaaaccaaatgcatgcttttcaaccgtgtgctgcctgcacccgcacgcccgactatcatcaccaccctggatggttccgacctagaatatgtggacatctataagtacctaggtatctggctagactgtaaactctccttccagactcatatcaaacatctccaatctaaaatcaaatctagaatcagctttctattccgcaacaaagcctccttcactcacgccgccaaacttaccctagtaaaactgactatcctaccaatcctcgacttcggcgatgtcttctacaaaatagcttccaatagcTACTggatactctactcagcaaactggatgcagtttatcacagtgccatccgtttttgttactaaagcaccttataccacccaccactgcgacctgtatgctctagtcggctggccctcgctacatattcgtcgccagacccactggctccaggtcatcttcaagtccatgctaggtaaagctccgccttatctcagttcactggtcacgatggcaacacccacctgtagcacgcgctccagccggtgtatttcactgatcatccctaaagccaacacctcatttggacgcctttcgttccagttctctgctgcctgtgactgtaacgaattgcaaaaaatcgctgaagttggagacttttatctccctcaccaacttcaaacatctgctatctgagcagctaaccgatcgctgcagctgtacatagtctatcggtaaatgcTGAACCTATATTATACTGGAAAAATAAATTTATAAAttattttgtcttagttaaaaatAACTTGTCCTCCAGTAATCTTTGATTAAATATCCAATATCCCCGTCCACGTGGAAAATCTACTAGAGTTATGTGAATGCCAATTAGATGATGATCCgatcgcattctgtctcctattaaAACTTTTTTAAACTTTGATGCAAGAGCGAAACAgacaagaaagtagtcaagacgactagctttattaagtctcctccatgtatatctcactaggtcgggcttttttagtctccaaatatctactatttctaatgtgtccataatagttgtgatttccttaagggcacggtgatgatagtttgtacaGTGATTACCTTTACTGTCCATTGAGGTACTTAACATTGTTTTATACTCTCCTACCATAATGATTAGATCATTTGTTGGTATATATATATTGGTATAAATGTTTTCGAAGAAGTGTAGATCATCCTGATTTGGACCATATAGATTAATGAGCCAAATCTCTATTTTGTCCACTTTCATATTCAAAAGGATCCACCTTCCTTGAAAATAATTCCTGATTATTTGCACATTCAGATCGAAATTTTGGTTAATTAATATCATGACATCCTTTGAGTTCCTTTGTCCATAACAGAAAATTATTTCACCGCCCCGTTCCCTTTTCCACGCAACTTCATCTAAGGATGtagtgagtttcctgtaaacagtatatgttatattccttttcttttagCCATGTAAAGACTGATCTTCTTTTTTATAATCTGCCAAACcgttacaattataactggctatacttatttcaccccttaccatAACTAGATACTATTCTCAGGTTAATTTGACCATAATTACTTATTGTAAAGTTACTGCCATCAGAGGTAATATGATGGTCGAAAGTAGAGCTTTCAAATGTctgatatttagaattcaagaaataGGTTCTAGCAATGTTTTTATTATTCCCTTGCCGGTggccaatgccacagatgttagaACATTTAAACCAATGATGTGTGTAACAAATCtgagtaggttgatgtgtatgatattggATATGATAAAATGAGAGTGTGTATGATGTCTGTATAAGAGTAAGACTATAATTTGTGATGTCCAAATAAATAATAACCCAGCCAATTAGCATGtttgagtgtctatgtgtgtaacatgtagtgcgtatagccttaatattcataattgtaatccatatcatatcaccatcatagttGCATCATAGTTACctttaacataattgaaaaacacATCCCAGCATATCCATAGCAATTGACGTTTCACATGATGATGTAAGAGACCTTGCATTGCTCTAGAGACGTCTTCACTACAGTACAAATGTATTCCGTACAATATGTTATTATTCCCCAATGCCCCTATTCTGATATCTTCCCCTTGCTTTTTGGCAAAATATATAAACTTGTAGACAAATACATAAAAAAGATAGACAAACAATAAACACATTAAATTATAAAACAGTTCTCAacaatagagagggagagaagagaatagaaaataaaagagagagtgagagaagagagcgagatcaggtgtgtgtatgtaagtTCGTATGTGTAAGCAAGCATGTGGTACGTGTGTGTTCATATCCACTTCATAATGTTCAGATATTTTAAACAGTTCCCATACCTTCTTTTTTTCGTAACCTGAAGTCCCTGTAGAATTTAGTACAGCCACGGTGTGGCTATAACGTCACGTTACTATGCATAGCAAAGTGCAATGAATGTGAGTATAATGCACCATGAAGATGGTATTCATTGTAAGTGTTACTCACCAGGATATGGCTTCGACTGACCAGTGATGATGGACCACAGAAGTATACCATAGCTGGAGAAgagaatgtgtgagagagagatagaaagagtcaTTGTAAAGTCATATATGTCCATATCGATTATTCTTGAGGCATTTAGTGACGTACCTGTAGATGTCAAAGGCACGAATGGGTTTGTATGACACATTTTCCAAAGCCTCAGGGGGCATGTAACTAGATGTTCCCCCAGCCTTCCCAGGGAACTCTTTGCTCATCTTGGAAACACTGTGGGATACCTTGGCCAGGCCAAAATCTGcaagctagagagacagagagagagacacagagacagagagatagtctTCAGTTTATGTTCAGTTTATGCATTATAATTACTGGCAGTATAACTCCTGTCATCTAACTATATTTGTTGAAATAGTTAATAATCAATTAATGGtaatatcaataataataattataatattgCCTCAATAATACAAGCAATAGTGCTATTGAACCTCAGTTCATGCTCGTGTTCCCACCAGTTAAAGCCTAATCAGAACCAGGAGCCTGGAACTTGCCTTGGCATCAAGGTAGTTATCCAGCAACACATTATTGGGCTTCAGGTCTTGATGCAGAAGAGGTGGGATGAGGCAATGGAGGAAGTTCATCCCCAGAGCGATCTGGTGGGCCAAGCGACAGGCAAGGGGGTGGGGCcaaggtggatggagagagagggtgtccaGGAGGGATTCCAGTGTCCCCCTCTCCATGAACTCCATCACAAGACCCAGCTGGATGGAAGGGCTGCAATTGGGGGGACAATCCTTGTACACTCCAAGAATCTTTATCACATGGGAGCTTGTACTCCTGCGCAGCATTTCTGCCTCATTATGCAGGGAAGTGCTAGAGCTGGGATAAAGTTAGGGGTGGGAAGGAGAGGACAAGGGAGGGGGTGGACAGAAAGAGTGAGGGCAACACAGGAATATTGTCTTAACTAAAATGGTTGACCACATCATGAAAGACAAATCAGTTTATAAAGGAATATAAAACTCATTTAATTGACATACAATCAAGTGTTTAAAGTATAGACATTTTACCCATCATCACATTGTAGCAACTTGATGGCCACATCCAATCCCCAAACCACGTGTCTGGCTTTGTGGACTTGTCCAAACCCTCCTGCACCAATCACTTTCCAGTTCTCCAGACTGTTGTTAACAATTACTGCTGCCTGGCTTGACATCTGTCAATCAAAATGATCTGTAATGGCATTCAGTGTTTGCATCAAATTAGTTCCACATCAAGTCAAGTCAATATCAAATCTCATCAAGTCACATGGCATTGGTTGTCCTTTTTGAGACACTACTGTAGCTAACACTGTCCTTTATAAGGTTGTtccatacactcttagaaaaaaaggtgatATCAAGAACATAAGTGTTCTTCGGCTGTTCTGATAGGAGAACCCTTTCaataacccttttggttccaggtataacccctttggttccaggtagaagaaCCATTTTCTGTTCCATGTAAAACCATTTCCACACATAGCCCCTAaatggaaccaaaaagtgttctacctaAAATAGGGAcaaccaaagaacccttttggaacatTCATCCAAGTTCCTCCTATCCTCTGATGAAGCAGTTTACAGGATTGCACATCATCAGTCATATTCAACCTTTGCCCTGGACGACCAGTTTGTGTGATATGATAATAGCTGACTTGTTTCCTACCTCTCTAAAGCTCATATTGTCTCTGAAATAATCATCTAAAAAATCAGCAAACACAAATCAGATGTATGATTCAAGCATGTTATTCAGCTTCACATTACACTACATATCAATGTTGAGTTTTCATTTAGTTTACCATGGCACAGTCTCTCCACTACGTTACTCTGCATCAACTTACCTCCTGATAATGGTAGCATTCTTATTATGTGTATAAGATTAGATAGAGTTTCCATTGTATTCATTATGCTATGAGTTCCTTACCTGTGACCGTGCTTAAGAAATGATGTTCCCCGCAACTCTCCTGTATTTAAATGGAATCTTCACTGAATTTATTTTACTCTCACTACAGTATCTTAGgtgtttccacctcattttgtttaTCAGAGGAGGGTGGAGTCAGAAATGTTGAAGTTGTACAGTCAGGACTTGACACATTTTCTCCACCAGATGGCATTGAATGCAGAGGCATGGTGTAGCATGCATAATTGTGTTCTATTTGAGACTATACTAGCCATCTGTTTTTATTTGAAAAGTATCCAATGTATTGATTGTGCTATATAAGCTAAGTTTCCATCCATTTGGAGACAGATTTTCACATGAATATCCCAAAATTATGgccattttcccaccagtggtgtttccaccaaacagACTTGTTGTGGATAGTAATCGGTGTGTGATGACATActgcacacaaaatgtacttcTTCGCTTAAGTTTTCATGTACCGAAAAAAATCtgaagttcaatgtgtttccatcccattttcaactctaccgaaagttttgtcacaaaaactgttgtgttaaatagcaaatgtgcctccTCTGGTCTTGACTGGTACGATCTAGCCTACTGCTGGCAGACAGATACAGTGCCGGAAGGCTGTGCAGGTAAACTATtgtacatgatgagattattaagAGTGAGAGTATTTTTATTGGTCAAATGGCAGTCAatcatcgatcatcatgtcaccagaataagaccctcaatctTTTTTTGAAAGCGGCATCAAGGTttccgtgcactttcaccaccctatGACTGTTCATCGTAaattatttcatctgtagcctaataaactacatggTTTCCCAATATGTATTGGAAGGACCACACACCAAATCATcatgtgactccaagtttacttcgatgtGATGGTCATAATATCAATATTTGCGCTTCAAGGcgtttccaccgccatttctcgTTGTCATAGCTATAATTGTACCGAACGATACGTCTGACTTTACTCtaataaaaactgtggatggaaacgtggttaatGATTACCACAGATACATTTCAAAATATATAATGCCTTACAGTACAAGTACAGAGCAGACTAAAATGATGGTTCACTAAAGTCTATGTCAACCTTGAACAGGATTATCCATTTTGAATACAATTTGAATGAAGTTGATGCTTTACTATCTTTGTGAAAGTAGTAgggtgtagattgattaggggaaaaaaacaatttaatccattttagagtaaggccataacctaacaaaatgtggaagaagttaagaggtctgaatactttctgaaggcactgcatgtgtatttttgacttcaatacccaataatgacaaagccaaaacaggcTTTAAAAATGTTTGCtgatttacaaaaaaaatacGAAAAAAAACTAtgacatttacttaagtattcagaacctttactcagtactataTTGAAGCCCCattggtagtgattacagcctcaagtcttcttgggtacaagcttgccacacctgtatttgtggagtttctcccttacttatctgcagatcctctcatgctctgtcaagCTGGATGGGCAAGACAGAATGGCTGCCTCCGGTAAAACAAGGGGGTCGGTGACTGTAAtgctgtcacgagtccgaccgagggtggctccccttcccggtCGGGctctcggcggtcgtcgtcgccagcctattagctgccactgattgtctttcctccccctccttgtatgtttattggtagcacctgtttgtgATGATTAGTTGGGCTTTTATTAGACAGCCGTCCGGCtgtttctttgtg containing:
- the LOC127910608 gene encoding receptor-interacting serine/threonine-protein kinase 3-like isoform X1, which translates into the protein MSSQAAVIVNNSLENWKVIGAGGFGQVHKARHVVWGLDVAIKLLQCDDGSSTSLHNEAEMLRRSTSSHVIKILGVYKDCPPNCSPSIQLGLVMEFMERGTLESLLDTLSLHPPWPHPLACRLAHQIALGMNFLHCLIPPLLHQDLKPNNVLLDNYLDAKLADFGLAKVSHSVSKMSKEFPGKAGGTSSYMPPEALENVSYKPIRAFDIYSYGILLWSIITGQSKPYPGE
- the LOC127910608 gene encoding receptor-interacting serine/threonine-protein kinase 3-like isoform X2 yields the protein MLRRSTSSHVIKILGVYKDCPPNCSPSIQLGLVMEFMERGTLESLLDTLSLHPPWPHPLACRLAHQIALGMNFLHCLIPPLLHQDLKPNNVLLDNYLDAKLADFGLAKVSHSVSKMSKEFPGKAGGTSSYMPPEALENVSYKPIRAFDIYSYGILLWSIITGQSKPYPGE